One window of the Dromaius novaehollandiae isolate bDroNov1 chromosome 25, bDroNov1.hap1, whole genome shotgun sequence genome contains the following:
- the RPS15 gene encoding small ribosomal subunit protein uS19, which yields MAEVEQKKKRTFRKFTYRGVDLDQLLDMSYEQLMQLYSARQRRRLNRGLRRKQHSLLKRLRKAKKEAPPMEKPEVVKTHLRDMIILPEMVGSMVGVYNGKTFNQVEIKPEMIGHYLGEFSITYKPVKHGRPGIGATHSSRFIPLK from the exons ATG GCGGAGGTGGAGCAGAAGAAGAAACGAACCTTCCGCAAGTTCACGTACCGCGGGGTGGACCTGGACCAGCTCCTCGACATGTCCTA CGAGCAGCTGATGCAGCTGTACAGCGCGCGCCAGCGCCGGCGCCTCAACCGGGGCCTGCGCCGCAAGCAGCACTCCTTGCTGAAGCGCCTGCGCAAGGCCAAGAAGGAGGCACCTCCCATGGAGAAGCCAGAGGTGGTGAAGACCCACCTGCGCGACATGATCATCCTCCCCGAGATGGTGGGCAGCATGGTCGGGGTGTACAACGGCAAGACCTTCAACCAGGTGGAGATCAAG cCCGAAATGATCGGTCACTACCTGGGGGAATTTTCCATCACTTACAAGCCAGTGAAACACGGTCGCCCTGGTATCGGTGCCACCCACTCTTCCAGGTTCATTCCTCTAAAATAA